Proteins encoded together in one Plasmodium cynomolgi strain B DNA, chromosome 9, whole genome shotgun sequence window:
- a CDS encoding hypothetical protein (putative) — MNIFLKNKDFDHETELMKQNNLNLYKQLYNVCNKEKVYYENKNKENEKKIEELDKAVMLLELDNESYLEANNKLKEIIESNKEIIKVIENIVKKKNNKIEKLEKENERVVQAEKLIEENKKENVFLSQQITKLSSNFKENKMKLKDYNQVNENLNSKMKNEKLLLYLSYLVKHIHKSTCNDDANMLNLMKLKKMNWSLQGSQIGRDCQDMLDDITNNCSYVKTGSKYEDIMLNDFIKSQKGVNVNPKHLYKILGIRNEPKKQILNYNSDNSNEGRNTSKRNLPNGDPMTNADASKSAILSDELDASQDEEKDLHIDDFLVKGYKKYITATSSTEINQEDHLRKGGIHHPFAKKKKKEEEKKRDENKRDEKKRDENKRDEKKRDEKKRDEKSTLKGVPQNERKLKNSHNSRPYEFPQMNWSSDEEAKKKQRHSFDLNVKRMDEVQKGEESRGEKKKSHLLSDKEKIETRRILSEMNSNIQIRHHTNDIFHDDFFNHPREDRSDNDTNSTFSFNVKNDANWGHLKKQKKGKKEEKNEEGENNQNATSKRGRQELNEKGKTQQRKKQGNAVKQTGDRTASGKGKKGLRRDIMDDDDDADHYYDDYYGSFLPLRTIKEKQGRKKHSLSNYKKKKRNKLVYNENYTFSNCEMSNDDSSLGVEGPSNVRSKKEKNIVSDTYLNERGRSRRKQRKHEEGSPLWKDPLAENQQDEERGPRHDSSGGSSRGSSRRSSRRSSRRSSRRSSRGSSRGSSRRSSRRSSRSGMEKKGKEAKHKRFIHLKKKTTNDYMSDYKSFEKKFNYFVKVSKNLQGSLLSNNSDKISYAVKLNKKNYFTNLERIINRCNKKEQTFSYLDSYLSTQIKSKFLSEEDIKKHKNRLRHFYSKNTKGLIFENSLVKIYAKLYYVNEDSGKSSEHKKEELLLGLDRHDGSGDTSKVRPCGSSNGACKNDGNIVNSKDGDTTRKDCKKGTDKKLEKTLKKENIYMNIYVKSILYNIVYIKSDLSENKMDHIKVVKRNLKKNYNKVTEENDYINLKKNEICLLYTLCFKKNHLHTLPLFLNVECLNNDNTTIKLKIALPLPHLFLLKPNSFYLNNFVKNFSEKHKYYYKSYYYNMLDFSTFKDFINSIKLYNSFNVFHFDSYNILYSTYPVNAKCKMLLLIVCDFVKKKNGASNDTVKLHFVSLSNSLISFSVNLFKQIL, encoded by the exons atgaacatttttttaaaaaacaaagatTTTGATCACGAAACGGAATTAATGAAACAGAACAATTTGAACCTGTACAAGCAACTATATAACGTGTGCAACAAAGAAAAGGTGTACTATGAAAATAAGaacaaagaaaatgaaaagaaaatcgaAGAACTAGACAAGGCAGTAATGCTCCTCGAGTTGGACAACGAAAGTTACTTAGAAGCCAACAACAAGTTGAAGGAAATTATCGAGTCGAACAAAGAAATAATCAAAGTAATCGAAAATATtgtaaagaagaaaaataacaaaatagaaaaattggaaaaagaaaatgaaagagtTGTACAGGCAGAAAAACTTAtcgaagaaaataaaaaagaaaatgtttttttatcccaACAAATTACCAAACTGAGCAGTAAttttaaggaaaataaaatgaaattaaaagattATAATCAAGTTAATGAAAACCTGAACAGCAAG atgaaaaatgaaaaacttttGCTATACTTATCCTACTTGGTAAAACATATCCACAAAAGCACCTGCAACGATGACGCCAATATGTTAAATCTaatgaagttaaaaaagaTGAATTGGAGTTTACAAGGATCACAGATTGGTAGGGATTGCCAGGATATGCTAGACGACATCACAAACAACTGCAGTTATGTGAAGACTGGTTCCAAGTACGAAGATATTATGCTGAATGATTTCATCAAAAGTCAGAAAGGGGTTAATGTGAATCCAAAACATTTGTATAAAATTCTAGGTATACGTAATGAACCAAAAAAACAGATTCTCAACTACAACAGTGACAATAGCAATGAGGGAAGAAATACTTCTAAGCGTAATCTTCCAAATGGGGACCCCATGACCAATGCTGATGCTTCCAAAAGTGCGATTCTCTCGGACGAATTGGACGCATCgcaggatgaagaaaaggacCTCCACATTGATGACTTTCTCGTGAAgggatacaaaaaatatataaccgCAACTTCATCCACGGAAATAAATCAAGAGGATCATCTTCGAAAGGGGGGAATCCATCACCCATttgcaaagaagaagaagaaagaagaagaaaaaaaacgggatgaaaataaacgggatgaaaaaaaacgggatgaaaataaacgggatgaaaaaaaacgagatgaaaaaaaacgagatgAAAAAAGTACACTCAAGGGGGTACCCCAAAATGAACGCAAACTGAAAAATTCCCACAATAGTCGCCCATACGAGTTTCCCCAAATGAACTGGAGCAGCGATGAAGaggcgaagaaaaaacagaggCACTCCTTCGACTTGAATGTAAAGCGAATGGATGAAGtgcagaagggggaggaatctcgaggggaaaaaaaaaagagtcatCTACTGagtgataaagaaaaaattgaaacgaGGAGAATCCTAAGTGAGATGAACAGCAACATCCAAATTAGGCACCATACAAATGATATTTTCCAtgacgatttttttaaccacCCGAGAGAAGATCGCTCAGATAATGACACGAATAGCACATTTTCCTTcaacgtaaaaaatgacgcAAATTGGGGTCACttgaaaaaacagaaaaagggcaaaaaggaggagaaaaacgaagaaggggaaaataaccaAAATGCGACTTCCAAAAGAGGACGCCAAGAATTaaacgaaaagggaaagacgcagcagaggaagaagcagggTAATGCGGTGAAACAAACAGGGGACAGAACTGCaagcggaaaaggaaaaaagggccTGCGCAGAGACATCAtggacgatgatgatgatgccGATCATTACTATGATGATTACTACGGGAGTTTCCTCCCCTTGAGAACTATAAAGGAGAAACAAGGTAGGAAAAAACACTCCTTAagtaattacaaaaaaaaaaagagaaacaaattGGTGTACAACGAAAATTACACCTTTAGTAACTGTGAAATGTCCAACGATGACTCATCCCTGGGGGTGGAAGGTCCATCGAATgtgagaagcaaaaaagagaagaacatAGTCAGTGATACTTACTTAAACGAAAGGGGTAGAAGTAGACGGAAGCAGAGGAAGCACGAGGAGGGTTCACCCCTCTGGAAAGACCCCCTAGCGGAGAACCAACAAGACGAAGAAAGGGGTCCCCGTCATGATAGCAGCGGAGGAAGCAGTCGAGGAAGCAGCCGAAGAAGCAGCCGAAGAAGCAGCCGAAGAAGCAGCCGAAGAAGCAGCCGAGGAAGCAGTCGAGGAAGCAGTCGAAGAAGCAGCCGAAGGAGCAGTCGAAGTggaatggagaaaaaggggaaagaagccAAGCATAAGCGATTCAtccacttgaaaaaaaaaacaaccaacGATTACATGAGTGACTACAAAagtttcgaaaaaaaatttaactacTTTGTAAAGGTGTCCAAAAATCTGCAAGGAAGCCTTCTCTCCAATAACAGCGACAAAATAAGTTATGCGGTCaagctgaacaaaaaaaactacttcACGAATTTGGAAAGAATTATCAACAGATgcaacaaaaaggagcagaCGTTTTCATATCTCGATAGTTATCTCAGCACGCAAATAAAGTCCAAGTTTTTATCAGAGGAAGACATAaagaagcataaaaataggttgcgccatttttacagCAAGAATACTAAGGgcctcatttttgaaaactCCCTTGTTAAGATATATGCGAAACTTTATTATGTGAACGAAGATTCAGGGAAAAGCAGTgagcacaaaaaggaagagttgTTGTTAGGCCTCGACAGGCACGATGGCAGTGGTGACACGAGCAAAGTGCGTCCATGTGGAAGTAGCAATGgtgcatgcaaaaatgaCGGCAACATAGTTAACAGCAAAGATGGTGATACCACTCGAAAGGACTGTAAAAAGGGCACGGACAAAAAACTAGAGAAAACactcaaaaaggaaaacatttaCATGAATATCTACGTGAAATCAATTCTGTACAACATCGTCTATATCAAAAGTGACCTGagtgaaaacaaaatggaccacatcaaagttgtaaaaagaaatttgaaaaaaaattataacaaagtgacagaagaaaatgactacataaatttaaagaaaaacgaaatttgTTTACTCTACACcttatgctttaaaaaaaatcatcttCACACATTGCCCCTATTCTTAAATGTGGAATGCTTAAACAATGATAATACTACCATCAAGTTGAAAATCGCTTTACCTCTGCCCCATCTATTCCTCCTCAAACCAAATAGCTTTTATCtcaacaattttgtgaaaaatttctcagaaaagcataaatattattacaaatCTTACTACTACAATATGCTAGATTTTTCAACCTTTAAGGATTTTATCAATTCGATAAAACTGTACAACTCCTTTaacgtttttcattttgactCTTACAATATTCTGTACAGCACATATCCTGTTAATGCCAAATGTAAAATGCTTTTGCTAATTGTGTGtgattttgtgaaaaaaaaaaatggcgctTCCAATGACACTGTGAAGTTACATTTTGTGTCTCTCTCCAACAGCTTGATTAGCTTCTCCGTAAATTTGTTTAAGCAAATTTTGTAG
- a CDS encoding WD domain G-beta repeat domain containing protein (putative) has translation MNNNKNNNFSKNNGSNNGNNNENYNNIRNNSSGMVGSNLNAPPSMGGMGNVNGMSNVNGMSNINGMGKLHGNLKNMSSNLNSLANNMKHSMSGYANGMSGGMSNIPGGMNSMSSGMSSMSGGMSSMSSGMNNMSSGMSSMPTGMNTLSGGHGNINIMRSGAKPPMSNLNSKININNSSVNMQTDMNLKSRIKMGSSDIAGANRNMNSVFNKSNNNLRENIMNNLNYNYNNVNYNSMMKSNIEMNNNMLGGESVGKPPQDSNGANKNAENFANRFNSNKMVVQTGVNNKHYRNSDGTTMNRYYVNDMKNVESNMIPLNNKMNNVKDTQIGAMPQYREKEYLGNVYKNRDKYLLGKNEKDNLYISSKQLSSLSSGNTPSGVAAGSGTIGSGTISGGTGMSNASAHARNLKNLDGPPMYNPLNITPMGAKTNMNKVFTFSPNDKGNFHAEALADAKLNNQAKDADYSHMNKTVNMLFNEQANYGPYGVSSGHPGSSANHQGSVNHHGTANHHGTANHHGTANHHGTANHHASANHHASANHQGSANPTEAPPNSAKPFFAPPNALLDAKAYNKNMENLKEHKNGSEDKQVRYNNLIEGSNPNKGPNPENASMAPSQFGKISTKKQKMSVKTGDLSNNAIPSGVIPSSNNHANAPTNIDNADAYKFHMNKENLNAKEAPHFANPANILKDHLKDNNKAKYTSVNRYTNQSKIMKQADQEKNVISTMCKMDSDLVNKKGNDNDGTTTGATINMNKSGAYEELKMDNNGVPFDKPGNNSAHFNGDPSNENNINTTDLIGGAGGSTISSSTPYSTGMYNMSSGKNAINGNETDTLGAYKQSAQTEHKSDAENLKKMEQVEEKKRKKKREKKEDKKEEKGKDKNIEMTKNEKGGLFPFDQNFKGKKKNLDYNNYLYNITESSEQGVLNSTAQSVLQTADGYMSSRGLNVPPANVFVEKDKNMLNRMDFLNEDDLRSSKMKKNLSDLYDEGITPLTPEQMESDRKLVALTKLFGDVIDENDNVGSSKISDRVMENKPYSSTASTFRNNAPHNLELLKNMSLDTLLNNLNIDRDVLDILKEKINNINRNINVTIRSAVPHEALAEPKGERENFDLAKLITLFDDFINWYENNLIQIKLQLQNVSFCLLLEIFILILTNSYGHISDFKKKYLNKFSAYEPVTKFLSTCVNLSQVFEISLVRFKEKNAQHVVHMTKLGKKSLWQYLTVYGGISLYNLITTKIKIIEIEDQERNFNFFNSFVSANFLYNVKLDFPVMWSLPPIYLTKDEIVEVLAERNKLRLHGCDESNKPGCEKEENHYVPNESSDAYYYYKHILKMQKKNRLRVTKNRMPSMLYYCLNNCSDMTCAEISGLDGSFVATAHSNNIIRLWNIKQSQMNKIRKKKKDMEMINKVNINDTMRRRHGYLEENNATSIDLDYDDENDGICRLYGNIFNVTSLRFGESNKILLSGNVNGDVYLYSTISNKNYVKYVGGHTPIWSLDTAFLGYFFCSSEDDGNLRIYSTNRTYPFITYTYNCPANVSKYHYNSTLVACGYYDNYVHLYDVRVNSFIKRFKNNYPSNQGVTSLSFSKNGRLLSYAGGYTNNINLIDLAMDKFIDVEPKMAVSAESCYNDPEYTQASKPFDTYLDANLLNTTNEVTQNGRVPLGTDLNSFDDKILSIDFSYDNNLLVSMSCNNLIDFYNCSK, from the exons ATGAATAATAACAAGAATAACAATTTCAGCAAAAACAACGGCAGTAACAATGGCAACAATAACGAGAACTACAACAACATCAGAAACAACTCCAGTGGTATGGTAGGCAGCAATTTGAATGCCCCCCCCAGCATGGGCGGGATGGGCAACGTCAACGGGATGAGCAACGTCAACGGGATGAGCAACATCAACGGGATGGGCAAGCTGCACGGGAATTTAAAGAACATGTCCAGTAATCTCAACAGTTTGGCTAACAATATGAAGCACAGCATGTCTGGTTATGCGAATGGCATGTCAGGCGGTATGAGCAATATTCCCGGTGGAATGAACAGCATGTCCAGCGGAATGAGCAGCATGTCCGGCGGAATGAGCAGCATGTCCAGCGGAATGAACAACATGTCCAGCGGAATGAGCAGTATGCCCACCGGAATGAACACTCTGTCGGGGGGCCATGGCAACATTAATATCATGAGAAGCGGCGCGAAACCCCCAATGAGTAACCTGAACTCCAAAATAAACATCAATAACAGTAGCGTGAATATGCAAACGGACATGAATTTGAAGAGCAgaataaaaatgggcagcTCGGACATAGCAGGTGCCAACAGAAATATGAACAGCGTTTTCAACAAAAGTAACAATAATCTAagggaaaatataatgaacaaTTTAAACTATAATTACAACAATGTGAATTATAACAGCATGATGAAAAGCAACATagaaatgaataataatatgtTAGGTGGGGAGAGTGTAGGGAAACCTCCGCAAGATAGCAATGGCGCGAATAAGAATGCGGAGAATTTTGCTAATAGATTTAATAGTAACAAAATGGTTGTGCAAACCGGTGTGAATAACAAGCACTATCGCAATTCTGATGGAACTACCATGAACAGATATTACGTGAATGACATGAAAAATGTGGAGAGCAACATGATCCCAttaaacaacaaaatgaacaatgtAAAAGACACTCAAATCGGCGCTATGCCCCAATATagggaaaaagaatatcTAGGaaatgtttataaaaatagggATAAGTATTTGTTAGGTAAGAACGAAAAGGATAATTTGTATATCTCGTCTAAGCAGTTGAGTAGCTTGAGCTCTGGGAACACCCCCAGCGGGGTAGCAGCCGGTAGTGGTACCATCGGCAGTGGTACCATTAGCGGTGGCACCGGCATGAGCAACGCCTCCGCCCATGCgagaaatttgaaaaatttagaCGGCCCCCCAATGTACAACCCCTTGAATATAACCCCGATGGGCGCCAAAACAAATATGAATAAAGTATTCACCTTTAGCCCAAATGACAAAGGCAACTTTCACGCGGAAGCCTTGGCCGACGCGAAGCTCAACAACCAGGCCAAGGATGCGGACTACAGCCACATGAACAAAACGGTTAATATGTTGTTTAACGAGCAGGCGAATTATGGTCCTTATGGCGTGAGTAGCGGCCACCCGGGAAGTAGCGCCAACCACCAAGGAAGCGTCAACCATCATGGAACCGCCAACCATCATGGAACCGCCAACCATCATGGAACCGCCAACCATCATGGAACCGCCAACCATCATGCAAGCGCTAATCACCATGCAAGCGCCAACCACCAAGGAAGCGCCAACCCGACGGAAGCCCCCCCCAACAGTGCAAAACCCTTTTTCGCACCACCGAACGCCCTATTAGACGCCAAGGCgtacaacaaaaatatggaaaatttaAAGGAACACAAAAACGGGAGCGAAGACAAACAAGTGAGATACAACAATTTAATCGAGGGGAGTAACCCGAACAAGGGCCCCAATCCCGAAAACGCAAGCATGGCTCCATCGCAGTTTGGGAAGATTAGCACCAAGAAGCAGAAGATGAGCGTGAAGACTGGCGATTTGTCCAATAACGCCATTCCAAGCGGAGTCATACCAAGTAGTAACAATCACGCGAATGCCCCCACCAACATTGACAACGCGGATGCATACAAATTTCACATGAATAAGGAGAACCTAAATGCAAAGGAagctccccattttgcaaacCCAGCGAATATTCTAAAAGATCATCTAAAAGATAACAACAAGGCCAAGTATACTTCTGTAAATAGGTATACCAATCAGAGCAAAATTATGAAACAAGCAgatcaagaaaaaaatgtgatttcCACAATGTGTAAAATGGACTCAGATTtagttaacaaaaaaggaaatgataATGATGGTACTACTACAGGGGCTactataaatatgaataaaagtGGAGCTTATGAAGAATTGAAAATGGATAACAATGGTGTTCCTTTCGACAAGCCAGGAAATAATTCCGCCCATTTTAACGGGGACCCAtcgaatgaaaataatatcaaCACGACCGATCTGATTGGAGGTGCGGGTGGATCCACCATCAGCAGTAGCACTCCCTATAGTACTGGCATGTACAACATGAGCAGTGGCAAAAATGCCATTAATGGAAACGAAACAGATACGCTAGGGGCATACAAGCAGAGTGCACAAACAGAACATAAAAGCGATgctgaaaatttgaaaaaaatggaacaagtggaggagaaaaaaaggaaaaagaaaagagagaaaaaggaagataaaaaggaagaaaagggaaaggataAAAACATCGAAATGACTAAGAATGAGAAGGGAGGATTATTCCCCTTTGACCAAAATttcaaggggaaaaaaaaaaatcttgattataataattatctGTACAACATAACTGAGAGCAGCGAACAAGGCGTTCTCAATAGCACAGCGCAGAGCGTGCTGCAGACGGCGGATGGCTACATGAGCAGCAGAGGGTTGAATGTACCCCCAG CAAATGTGTTCGtggaaaaggacaaaaatatgctaaaTCGAATGGACTTCCTAAATGAAGACGATTTGAGGTCatccaaaatgaagaaaaatttgagtGACCTTTACGATGAAGGGATAACACCCCTTACGCCTGAGCAAATGGAAAGCGACAGAAAATTGGTAGCCCTGACCAAACTTTTTGGGGACGTAATTGACGAAAATGACAACGTGGGAAGTAGCAAAATAAGTGACAGAGTGATGGAAAATAAGCCCTATTCATCAACAGCCTCCACCTTTAGAAATAATGCTCCGCATAATCTAgaattattgaaaaatatgtccCTGGACACTctgttaaataatttaaatatagaTAGGGACGTCCTGGACATactgaaggaaaaaataaataatattaacagAAATATTAATGTGACTATACGCTCTGCAGTTCCCCATGAAGCGCTAGCAGAgccaaaaggagaaagagaaaatttCGATTTAGCAAAATTGATAACTCTCTTTGATGATTTTATAAATTggtatgaaaataatttaattcaaATAAAACTTCAGCTACAGAATGTCTCCTTCTGCTTGTTGctggaaatttttattctcatATTAACAAACAGTTATGGACACATTTCcgattttaagaaaaaatatttaaacaaattttctgCGTACGAACCGGTGACCAAGTTTTTGTCCACCTGTGTTAACTTGAGCCAGGTGTTTGAAATATCGCTTGTTCGctttaaggagaaaaatgcccAACACGTCGTTCACATGACCAA ACTGGGAAAGAAGTCCCTGTGGCAGTACCTAACCGTGTACGGAGGCATTTCGTTGTACAATTTAATTACGaccaaaattaaaataatagaaATAGAGGACCAGGAGAGGAATTTTAACTTCTTCAATTCGTTCGTTTCGGCCAACTTTCTCTACAATGTAAAGCTGGATTTTCCTGTTATGTGGTCCTTGCCGCCTATTTATTTGACGAAGGACGAAATTGTGGAGGTACTGGCCGAGCGGAACAAACTACGCCTCCACGGATGC GACGAAAGCAACAAACCGGGATgtgaaaaggaggaaaatcaCTACGTACCCAACGAAAGCAGTGACGCGTATTATTACTACAAACATATAttgaaaatgcaaaaaaagaacagaCTAAGGGTGACGAAAAATAGAATGCCCAGTATGCTGTATTACTGCCTGAACAATTGTAGCGACATGACGTGTGCAGAAATTTCCGGCCTTGATGGATCCTTTGTTGCCACGGCGCATTCGAATAACATAATCAGGTTGTGGAACATCAAACAGtcccaaatgaacaaaataagaaaaaaaaaaaaagacatggAGATGATTAATAAAGTTAATATAAACGATACGATGAGAAGGAGACATGGATatttagaagaaaataatgccACGTCCATAGACTTAGATTATGATGACGAAAATGATGGCATTTGCAGATTGTATGGAAATATCTTTAATGTTACAAGCTTACGTTTTGGTGAATCCAATAAAATATTACTGTCAGGAAATGTTAATGGGGATGTATATTTGTACAGCACCATAAgtaacaaaaattatgtCAAGTATGTGGGTGGGCACACACCTATATGGTCTCTCGACACGGCCTTTTTAGGCTACTTTTTTTGCTCTAGTGAAGATGATGGCAATTTGAGGATTTACTCCACCAATAGAACATACCCTTTTATTACTTACACGTATAACTGCCCCGCCAATGTTTCCAAATACCACTACAACAGCACGCTTGTGGCTTGTGGCTACTACG ACAATTATGTACACCTTTACGATGTTAGAGTAAACTCCTTTATCAAGAGATTTAAAAATAACTACCCAAGCAACCAGGGAGTTACTTCCTTgagtttttccaaaaatggaAGACTGCTATCTTATgcag GTGGCTACACAAATAACATTAATTTAATCGATTTGGCAATGGATAAATTTATTGACGTGGAACCCAAAATGGCTGTTTCAGCGGAGTCTTGTTACAATGATCCCGAGTATACACAGGCATCCAAACCGTTTGACACGTACTTAGATGCAAATTTACTAAACACAACAAATGAGGTAACACAAAATGGCAGGGTTCCACTTGGCACGGATTTAAACTCGTTTGAcgacaaaattttaagtatCGACTTTAGTTATGACAATAACTTATTAGTTTCCATGTCTTGTAATAATCTCATCGATTTTTACAATTGTTCCAAAG